In Gordonia sp. SL306, the genomic window ACCGCAACACGGTGCTGTACCGGCTGCGCAAGATCCGCGATCTCACCAATCGGTCTCTCGACAAGCCGGTGGACGCCACCGAGTTGTACCTCGCGCTGCGGTCGGTACAGCTCCTCGGTGATGGGCGGGTGTGAAGAACCCGACGATGCGTCATCGGGTGTCGGCCCCGGGATGTGCGGATGAACAACACGGTCGCCGATCGCATGTGGCAGCGACCATCGACGCCCGATCGGGCGTGCCCGACAATATGAGACATTCACGACATCAAGTCCCACATCAAGTCCCAGGAGTACAGCGATGACCAACCTTTCCATGAACCTGGTTGCCACGGCGCGCGATCACGGTGACACCGTCGCGTTGCGGTGCAACGACTTCGCGTTGACCTTCGCCGAGTTCGACTCCGCCGCAGCGCGGATCGCGACGCTGCTGGACCGGGAGGGGATCGGGCCGGGGGACCGTGTCGGCATCATGCTGGGCAACACACCGGCCTTCGCGCTGGCGTTCTACGGGATTCTCCGTCGCGGTGCGATCGCGGTGCCGATGAATCCGCTGCTGAAGGCTCGTGAGATCGAGTTCTACCTCAGCAACACCGGAGCGTCCGCGCTGTTCGCGACGCCGCTGTTCGCCGACGAGGCGCGCGCGGCCGTCGACGCGGCGGGTGGCCGGTTGTGGCTGGTCGACGATGCGGGTCTGGCCGACATGATCGCTGACCTGCCGGCTCAGCAGAGCCCCGTCGATTGCGAGGACTCCGACACCGCCGTGATCCTGCACACCTCGGGAACCACCGGCAAGCCGAAGGGCGCTGAACTGACCCACGGCGGGCTAGCGCACAACTGCGAGGTGACTGCGCGGACCCTGTTGGGGATCGGGTTCGGCGACGTCGTCATGGGATGTCTGCCCCTGTTCCACGTGTTCGGGCTCACCTGTGGGATGAACACTTCGGTGCTGGTCGGCGCGACCTTGACGCTCATCCCTCGATTCGATCCGCGTACCGCCTTGCAGGTGATCGAGCGGGACCAGGTGACGGTGTTCCTGGGCGTCCCCACGATGTATGCGGCGATGTTGAGTGTGGCGCAGGAGTTCGGCCCGTCGGCAACCGCGAGCCTGCGAACCTGTGCATCAGGCGGGGCGTCGTTGCCCGTTCAGGTGCTCAACGACTTCGAGAAGACCTTCGGATGCATGATCCTCGAGGGCTACGGATTGTCGGAGACCTCACCGGTCGCGTCGTTCAACCATCCTGACCGCGAGCGGAAGGCGGGTTCGATCGGCACCCCGATCGAGGGCGTCCGGATGCGGGCGGTCGATGGCGAGGGGAACGAGGTCGCCACCGGAGAGCCCGGCGAGATCCAGATCGCCGGCCACAACATCATGAAGGGTTACTGGAATCAGCCCGACGCGACGGCTGCGGCCATCGACGCGGAGGGGTGGTTCGCCTCCGGCGACATCGGGACCGTGGACGAGGACGGCTATTTCTTCATCGTCGACCGCAAGAAGGACTTGATCATTCGCGGCGGCTACAACGTGTACCCGCGTGAGATCGAGGAAGTTCTCTACGAACATCCCGCGGTCGCCGAAGTGGCCGTCGTCGGAATCGCGCACGAATCCCTTGGCGAAGAGATCGGCGCCGCGGTCGCGCTGAAGCCGGGAGCTGCCACCGACCCGGGCGAACTCGTCGACTTCGTCAAGGAGCGCGTCGCCGCCTACAAGTACCCGCGTCACATCTGGTTCCTCCCCGAGCTGCCGAAGGGCGCCACGGGCAAGATCCTGCGCCGGGAGATCAACGTGTCGGACGTCGAGAGCAGCACGGGACGCGCGTAGTTCGGTGGGCCGGTGCCCACCGCAGGTTGCGACCCCCCCGGTTGGGCAAAAACGACTCCACACCCTCGGCGTTCGCGCTACGCTCCGCCGCATCCGATCGACTTCGGCGGGGGATGGGGCGGATGAAGTTGTCTGTGCGATGGGCGTTCGCGCTCGCGGTTTCCGGGCTGGTGGGCGTGATGATCGGGCAGACCGCCGATCTTCCGATGGCGGCCGGTCGACCATCACCGAGCCGGATCGAACACCGGATCGCGTCATCGTCGCCGGTGACCGACGTGATCGCATCGGTGGTCAGTCTCAGGGTGCCGCTGCCGGCGACCGCGAAGGCTCATCCCGCCGCGTGTGATCGCCTCTCCTATCTCAGATACCGCTCGGCGGACGGGCCGGCGAGATCGGTCGATGCCGACCGCGTGCTGGTCGCCCAGCCCGGCATCTTCGAAGGTGCCGGGGCGTTCGAATCCGTGGCGCGCAACACCGTGGCCGCCGCGGCGGCGCAGGGACGTCATATCGAGTTCTGGGCCCTCGACCGCCGATCCAACTGCCTCGAGGACCACACGGGAACCCAGGCTGCGCTCTCGGCGAAGAACCTCGATGTCGCGACCGACTACTACTTCCACGGATCATCGGTGTACGGGCGGAGATTCGGCGGCTACGCCGACGGTCCGGCCACGGCCTGGCTGGGGGACGTGGGGCTCGCACAGACACTGCGTGACGAGTACGACGTACTCCGGCTCGAGTTCCCCGACCAGGCGGCTCGAAAGCGGAAAGTCATGTGCGGCGGACATTCACTCGGCGGATTCATCACCGGGTACTTCGCCAACTGGGACTTCGACGGCAATCGTGCAACCACGCGCGATGCCGGATTCAACCAGTGCTCAGGCTATTTCGCGCTCGACACCGTCATCAAGGCCGGCGGTCCGAACCCGATCCGCGGCGTCGACACCCCCGACATCCCGCCGGCACTCGCGGCGCCGCTCGCGGCCGCCTCCGGCGAGCTCACCGATATCTATCCGGTGCTGCGGCTGCCGGCGGTCATCAATCCCGAGACGACCAATCTGCTCGCGATCGCGGGCCTCGCCGCGCGACTGAACCCCGACGGCATCAACGATCTCGTCTCCCGACTTCCACAGAACCCCAACATCGATGCCACCCTGCGGGCGTTGCTGTCGAAGGACCCGCTGATGGCCGCCTCGGGATCGCCGAGTATCCGCGATCTCTATGCCACCAACGACGCCGTTGTGGGAGCCTTGCTCGACGACAACTCGCAGCCGCTCGGGTTCCTGCAGGCGAGTGTCGGATTCATCGATCGTGGGCCGGTGCAGGACAAGTCCTTTCCGGTGCCCAACGAGGTCGTCGCCGCCGCGCCGGCACTGGGCAGCGTGTTCGGGCGCGACCGCAAGGCAGCGCCTTCGGTGTACGGCAACCCCAGGGTCGTCTACACGTGGGCCGACTACGACGAGGTCACCCCGAACGCCTACACCGACCCGTCGAAAGAGGTGACGTCGATCGCGCAGCTGGTGCGGAGCCTGTCCGAGCCGCCGCTCGACTTCACCGAATGGTATTTCCCGATGGCGATCAACACCGACCTCGTGCAGGGGACCGCTCCGGCGATCGCGGCGCACTACCTCTACCGCGACGGAGTCAAACGCAATCCCGTGCTCACCGTGCAGGGTGACGGTGGCCTCGACCTCGGAGCGTCGGACAACCCCACCGACGTTCCGGTCACACTGCACGGCTACAACCACATCGACGTGCTGACCGCGGCCCAGCGGCAGAACGACGGGCGGCCCGAGCAGGTCTCGACCCGGCTGGCGGCGTTCAGCGGCCGCTGAATGGACCGCGGACGAAACGACCCTGTCCCGGTCAGCCGATCGTGCGCGCCGGTGCCCTCGGAGACCAATCCACCTCGATTGCCGCAATCCACCTGTGAACCCTCCGAAGGTGGATTGCGACGAACGGGGTGGATCGAGCCGACGCGCTCGCCATACTTTCGACCATGACCGAGTCGCGACATTCGCGCACCAACGCGGTGATCGTTCGCAGTATCTACGGGACCGCTGCGGTCGAGTGGTTCCTGATCTTCGCCATCGGCACCATCCTGGTGACGCGGCTCTATCTCCAGCTGACCGGGTATCCACAGGTCGGCGGCGGGACGCTGCACATCGCACACGCGCTGTGGGGCGGTGCGCTGATGATGCTCGCATTGGTCACCGGCTGGCTCTTCCTCGGCGCGACACCGCGCATCGTGGCGGTCGTCATGGGTGGCATCGGGTTCGGCCTGTTCCTCGACGAGGTCGGGAAGTTCGTGACCAAGGACAACGACTACTTCTACGGTCCGTCCGCCGAGATCATGTACGTCCTCGTCGTGCTGATCCTGCTGATCAGCCGGATCGTACGGGACGTCAAGCGGCCGTCCGAAGCGGAGGCGTTGGCGAATGCGGCGGCGATCATCGCCGACGGCGTCGCGCACGGCCTTCCGCATCGCAGGCGTGAGCAGGCCGAGAATTTCCTCGACCTCGCGGCAGATCGAGGCGCCGATCCGGACGTGATCGGTCACCTGCGGGCACTGCTCGACACCGGAGCCGACTCGCCCGATCGTCTGATGCGTCTGCGCCACCGGGCCACGGCGATGATCCCGGGGTTCCTGCGGAGTCCGAAGTGGGTCACGTTCTTCGGATGGATGCTCACGATCAGTTCGGTTGGCACGGTGATCGTCGGCGGCCTCAGCTTCTACTTCGACGGCACGCGGGGTGGCGATGTCGACATCTATCTCGAATTGAGCCGCAACGAGACCGCGACGTGGATCCTGTTGGTCAGCGGCGTGGTGACTCTGACGCTGTCACTTCCTGCGATGATCGCCCGCCGACGGACCACTCGCGTGTGGCCCCTGCGGTCGCTGCGCATCGCGGCGCTCGTCTTCACGCTCTCCAATGCACTGGTCGACTTCGCGCTGGACGGCTTCGGCGCATTGTTCAACCTCGCGATCGGGCTCTTCGCGCTCGCGGTGATGACTTACCACCTCGGACTGACGGTCCAGGCGGCCGATGCGGCAGGCGAGCATGATCAACTGAGAGTGTGATCACCGCAGAACGCACACAGGCCGCGGCCCGCATTGCCGGGCTCGGCCGCCGCGAAGTGTCGTCGCCCGAAGCCCGCCCGGCCGCGGTCGCGATCATCATCGCGGAGCGGGCCGGCCGGCAGGGGATCTGGCTCATGAAGCGGCCCGCGACGATGCGCCGCCATGCCGCGCAGTATGCGCTGCCGGGCGGCCGCCTCGACCCGGGTGAGGACTCCGTGACAGCGGCATTACGGGAGACGCACGAGGAAATCGGGCTGGATCTCGGCACGGACTCCGTGCTCGGCATGCTCGACGACTACCCGACCCGATCCGGCTTCGTGATCACGCCGGTCATCTGTTGGGCCGAGGGCGAGGCCGAACCGACGCCCAGCCCGGACGAGGTGGCGCAGTTGTTCTTCGTCACGCTCGACGAGCTGATGGTCGAGCCGCGGTTCCTCACCATCCCCGAATCGGACCGCCCGGTGATCCAGCTCCCGATCGTCGGCGCCCTGGTCCATGCGCCGACGGCCGCAGTCATCTACCAGTTCGCCGAGGTCGTGCTCCGGGGGAGATCCACCCGTGTCGACGGCTTTGAGCAGCCGGTTTTCGCCTGGCGATGATTTTTTGAGAATTTTTCCAGATCTCGGGAATGGAATCGGACCGCGGTCCGTTTGAACGTGTGATGGGTCGAGAGGCCCACCCTGACAGACCGAACATGATCACCGTCCACCTGGAGGATTTGTCACCATGACCACAGCAGTAACCGCTCCCATCGCCGCCGGCACCTGGGCGATCGACGCTTCGCATTCCGCCGTCGCCTTCTCCGTGAAGCACCTCATGGTGAGCAAGGTCCGCGGAAACTTCGAGAACTTCTCCGGCACCATCACCATCGCCGAGGACGGCACCCCTGCCGTGCAGGCCGAGATCGACGTCACCTCGATCACCACCGGCAACGAGCAGCGCGACGGACACATCAAGTCCGCCGACTTCTTCGACGCAGAGAAGTTCCCGAAGGCGACCTTCGTCTCCACTTCTGTTGCCCCCAAGGGTGACGACTACGTCCTCACCGGCGACTTCACCCTCCGCGGCGTCACCAAGACCGTCGAGCTCGAGCTCGAGTTCAACGGCGTGAGCCCGGGCATGGGCCACGGCCCGGTCGCCGGTTTCGAGGCCAAGACCGTGCTCAACCGCAAGGACTTCGGTATCGACATCGAAATGCCCCTCGAGGGCGGCGGCGTCGTCGTCGGTGACAAGGTCACCATCACCCTCGAGATCGAGGCAGGCCAGCCGGCCTGATCCCGACCGTCTGACCTCGGCACCGGAGTCACCTCGGGTCGACCCCTGACGGGAGTCGATGCCGCGCCACACCTGAGCGCGGCGTCGGCTCCCGTTTTCGTGGTCGGCGCAAGGGCGGCGTTCGGTAGGCTTGCACTACGCCGCTGGGCAGGGAGGTGGCCGTATGGTGCGACCACGCGGCCCCTGGTCCGACACCGTCGGGTCGTGGGGCGGAGTCCATGCGCCCTCATTGCTGTGGGGTCGCATCAGCGCACCGATCTCACAGCATTGGGCCAACCTGACTGCGACCGAGCGCGCGCGAATGGCGCGGTGGGCCACGGCGGCGGCGGCACTGGCGATCAGCATCACGAACTGTGTCGTCGGCGTGGAGACCTTTCTCCTCGTGCAACTCGCGTTCAACGGCGGCCAGCTCAACTTCGACACCACGCTCGGCGCCCCCAATTTCCCCGCAGTCGTGATCGCCATCGTGATAGGGCTGATCATCAACGTCGCCCTCGGACTCTCCGTGTTCCGCCCGCAGCTGCGCTGGTTCGTCAGCGGGCGTCCCGCGGACCGCGCCCGGCGTCGCGCCGTGCAGCGCATCCCCGGCTATCAGGTGATCGCCACCCTGATCGCGTGGTCGGCGGCGGTCCTGTCCTATGTGCTCGCCGCCAACGAGCTCACCGAGAAGACCGTGGTGGGTGTCGCAGTGGCATTCATGATGGCGGGTTTCTCGAGTTCCTGCATCACCTACGTGTTCGCCGAGCGGGCCGCCCGGCCGTTGTCGGTGGTCGCGCTGCAGGACGCACCGGCACAGCACGTGATGCACGGCGTACAGACGAGGATGATCGCGGTGTGGGCGGTGAGCTCGGCCGTCCCGATGCTCGGCCTGCTCATCATCAACATCGGGCGGTGGACGGGCATGCTGCCGCCGGCCGTCGGCCCCGTCGACTGGGCGACCGTGGTACTCGCCATCGTCGGTCTGGCATCCGGAGCCCGCGTGATGGTCCTCGTCGGCCGAGCCATCGCCGACCCGCTCGTCGATCTGCGGCGAGCTGTCGAACGCGTCGAGCAAGGGGACCTATCGGCCCAGGTCGCGGTCTACGATTCCTCCGAACTCGGTGTCCTGCAACACGGTTTCAACGAGATGGTGGAGGGACTCGACGAGCGTGAACGCATGCGCGAGCTGTTCGCCCGCCACGTCGGGGACACGGTTGCCGAACTCGCGCTCGAGCGTGGGGTCGGCATGCACGGCACCAACGCACTCGTCGGTGTGCTGTTCGTCGACATCGTGGGGTCGACGTCGATTGCCGCCCAGCAGGACCCGCAGGCCACGGTGAAATTGCTGAACAGCTTTTTCACCATCGTCGCCGACGTGGTCGACAACCATTCCGGGTTCGTCAACAAATTCGAGGGTGACGCCGCACTCGCGGTGTTCGGCGTGCCGGTCGTCATCGACGATCCGGCAGCCGAAGCCCTGGCGGCCGCGCGGGATCTGGCGGTGCGGCTCGAGGAACTGCCGGTCCGGTGGGGGATCGGGGTTTCCTACGGGATGTCGTTCGCGGGCAATGTCGGTGCCGAACAGCGCTACGAGTACACCGTCATCGGAGATCCGGTCAACGAGTGCGCGCGGCTGTCCGAACTCGCGAAGACATCCGCCGTCCCGGTTCTGGCCGGTGACGCTGCCGTCGGCGCTGCGGGAGATGAGGCGGAGGAGTGGAGTTCGGTTGGCAGCCGGACATTGCGCGGTCGGCCGCGGCCGACGGAGGTGTTCGCCCCGGCGGCGCTGATCGTCGAGCCGGCGAACCCGTCGGTCGGCGGGGTGCTCTCGGGCCTGCTCCGGCCGGCGCGGCGCGTGGGGCTGACCGGGATGATGCGCCTGCCGTCCGGGTTTCTCGGCCGTTGACGGCCATCGGCGACGTCAATAGCGTGGACCGCATCATTCGCCGAGCAGGGGGTTGTGAGCATGAGTGGTTGGTCGACATCGGACATCCCGGATCAGTCCGGACGCACGGTGGTCATCACCGGCGCCAACAGCGGTCTTGGTGCGGAGACCGCGAAGGCGCTGGCTGAGGCGGGTGCAGAGGTGATCCTCGCGTGTCGTAACGCGCAGAAGGCCGATGTGGTGGCGCGGGAGATCGGGTCCGCGGCGACCGTGGCCCAACTCGACCTCGCCGATCTCGACTCGGTGCGTGCCTTCGCCGACGGTCTCACCGGGGCCGACGTGCTGATCAACAATGCGGGAGTGATGGCGATCCCGCTCGGTCGCACGGCGCAGGGATTCGAGATGCAGATGGGCACAAATCATCTCGGCCACTTCGCGTTGACCGCGCTGGTCCTGCCGAAGATCACCGGACGGGTCGTGACGCTGTCGTCGACGATGCATCAGATGGGACGAATCGACCTCGGGGACCTCAACTGGGACAAGCGACGTTATCGGCGCTGGCGAGCGTACGGCGACTCCAAGCTGGCCAACCTCATGTTCGGCAAGGAGCTGGCCGATCGACTTGCCGCCGCCGGGTCTGCGACGGCGTCGCTGATCGCGCACCCCGGTTATGCCGCAACCGAACTGCAGGGCAAGTCCGGGACGGTCGAGGACGTGTTCATGAATGCGGCAAACAAGATTTTCGCGCAGTCGGCCGCAGCGGGGGCACTGCCGTCGCTGTATGCCGCGACGTCCCCCGATGCCACGAGCGGTACCTTCTACGGGCCCACCCAGATGTTCGGTGCCCACGGCGCCCCGGGGATCTCCGGGTACAACAAGCGTGCCGACGACAAGGCCATCCGCGATGGTCTGTGGACGACCTCGGAGAAGTTGACAGACATCGGCTTCCAGATCTGACGCCGGTGTGCAGGCGCCCGGGCTACTGGACGTCGAACTTGATGGAGTTCGAGGCTCCGGAGATGGTGTCGGTGACGCTGATCGAGTAGGAACCCGGAGCGCGGAGGAGGAACGTCTTCGCCGAGGTGCAGTCCTGAGTCTTGGTCAGCTGCGCCTTCTTCGGGACCTTCGGTCCCGACAGGCGGACCTCCATGCGGCACTGGTTGCCGTCGACCACGGGACCGGCGTCGATGGTCGAGTTCCACCGCACGCCGAGCTGTGCGTTCTTCGGGTACACGCCCGGTGAGATCGCCTGTGCCTTGGGCGCATACGCCCACACGTTGATGGACTTCACGCCATTGGTCGCATCGGGGCGGCCGAGCTTGCCGAAATGCTGCGGCTTCGAGCTCGACGACCCGAGGGCGGAGCTGCCGGCGTTCAGGAGATCGGAACTGCCCGACCCTGAGCTTCCCGCGCCCGCACTGCCGAAGAGAGTGTCCAGTGGACCGGCCGTTGCCGGGGCGGCGGCGGTGGCGATCGCGGCGGCGGCCAGAATGGCGACGGCGGCAGACTGTCGGATCATGATTCTCTTTTCGGCTCGGCCCCAGGGCGGTGACAACGCCCCCGATTCAACCACCCGACCAGGATGGGAAAGATATCGGGTTGGGTCGATGTCGGGTCTGTCGGATCCCGCCGCTACCAGACGCCGGGCGGGCGGAACTGCACACTGATGCGGGGACCGACGCCGGGCGATTTGGGCACCGCGTGTTCCCACGTCCGTTGACAGCTCCCACCCATCACCAGCAGATCCCCGGGCCCGACCACGAACCGCACCGACGATCCGCCGCCGCGGGGCCGCAACATCAGCGGGCGCGGGGAGCCGAGGGAGACGATGGCCACCATCGTGTCCGCGGTGGATCCGCGGCCGATCCGGTCGCCGTGCCAGGCGACG contains:
- a CDS encoding long-chain-fatty-acid--CoA ligase encodes the protein MTNLSMNLVATARDHGDTVALRCNDFALTFAEFDSAAARIATLLDREGIGPGDRVGIMLGNTPAFALAFYGILRRGAIAVPMNPLLKAREIEFYLSNTGASALFATPLFADEARAAVDAAGGRLWLVDDAGLADMIADLPAQQSPVDCEDSDTAVILHTSGTTGKPKGAELTHGGLAHNCEVTARTLLGIGFGDVVMGCLPLFHVFGLTCGMNTSVLVGATLTLIPRFDPRTALQVIERDQVTVFLGVPTMYAAMLSVAQEFGPSATASLRTCASGGASLPVQVLNDFEKTFGCMILEGYGLSETSPVASFNHPDRERKAGSIGTPIEGVRMRAVDGEGNEVATGEPGEIQIAGHNIMKGYWNQPDATAAAIDAEGWFASGDIGTVDEDGYFFIVDRKKDLIIRGGYNVYPREIEEVLYEHPAVAEVAVVGIAHESLGEEIGAAVALKPGAATDPGELVDFVKERVAAYKYPRHIWFLPELPKGATGKILRREINVSDVESSTGRA
- a CDS encoding NUDIX hydrolase, whose amino-acid sequence is MITAERTQAAARIAGLGRREVSSPEARPAAVAIIIAERAGRQGIWLMKRPATMRRHAAQYALPGGRLDPGEDSVTAALRETHEEIGLDLGTDSVLGMLDDYPTRSGFVITPVICWAEGEAEPTPSPDEVAQLFFVTLDELMVEPRFLTIPESDRPVIQLPIVGALVHAPTAAVIYQFAEVVLRGRSTRVDGFEQPVFAWR
- a CDS encoding YceI family protein translates to MTTAVTAPIAAGTWAIDASHSAVAFSVKHLMVSKVRGNFENFSGTITIAEDGTPAVQAEIDVTSITTGNEQRDGHIKSADFFDAEKFPKATFVSTSVAPKGDDYVLTGDFTLRGVTKTVELELEFNGVSPGMGHGPVAGFEAKTVLNRKDFGIDIEMPLEGGGVVVGDKVTITLEIEAGQPA
- a CDS encoding adenylate/guanylate cyclase domain-containing protein, with translation MVRPRGPWSDTVGSWGGVHAPSLLWGRISAPISQHWANLTATERARMARWATAAAALAISITNCVVGVETFLLVQLAFNGGQLNFDTTLGAPNFPAVVIAIVIGLIINVALGLSVFRPQLRWFVSGRPADRARRRAVQRIPGYQVIATLIAWSAAVLSYVLAANELTEKTVVGVAVAFMMAGFSSSCITYVFAERAARPLSVVALQDAPAQHVMHGVQTRMIAVWAVSSAVPMLGLLIINIGRWTGMLPPAVGPVDWATVVLAIVGLASGARVMVLVGRAIADPLVDLRRAVERVEQGDLSAQVAVYDSSELGVLQHGFNEMVEGLDERERMRELFARHVGDTVAELALERGVGMHGTNALVGVLFVDIVGSTSIAAQQDPQATVKLLNSFFTIVADVVDNHSGFVNKFEGDAALAVFGVPVVIDDPAAEALAAARDLAVRLEELPVRWGIGVSYGMSFAGNVGAEQRYEYTVIGDPVNECARLSELAKTSAVPVLAGDAAVGAAGDEAEEWSSVGSRTLRGRPRPTEVFAPAALIVEPANPSVGGVLSGLLRPARRVGLTGMMRLPSGFLGR
- a CDS encoding oxidoreductase, with the translated sequence MSGWSTSDIPDQSGRTVVITGANSGLGAETAKALAEAGAEVILACRNAQKADVVAREIGSAATVAQLDLADLDSVRAFADGLTGADVLINNAGVMAIPLGRTAQGFEMQMGTNHLGHFALTALVLPKITGRVVTLSSTMHQMGRIDLGDLNWDKRRYRRWRAYGDSKLANLMFGKELADRLAAAGSATASLIAHPGYAATELQGKSGTVEDVFMNAANKIFAQSAAAGALPSLYAATSPDATSGTFYGPTQMFGAHGAPGISGYNKRADDKAIRDGLWTTSEKLTDIGFQI